From Haloglomus litoreum, the proteins below share one genomic window:
- the mvk gene encoding mevalonate kinase: MTVSSAPGKVYLFGEHAVVYGEPAVPCAIERRARVTVERRDDDRVRVNADDLSLDGFTVAWGGEGDDAPELDVPTNLLEAAMGYIDGAVAQARDAADAPDAGLDITVESDIPLGAGLGSSAAVVVAGIDAATRELGAAIADEALAERAFQVEHEVQDGQASPADTFCSTMGGAVRVQGEDRRRIDDVGSLPFVVGYDGGAGDTGELVAGVRDLRDRHVFAADTVEAIGDLVREGETLLRGEDTPLDELGGLMNFNHGLLSALGVSARSLDSMVWAARESGAYGAKLTGAGGGGCIVALDDSEGSKTALDYTPGCEEAFRAELDTDGVRRES; the protein is encoded by the coding sequence ATGACAGTCTCCTCGGCCCCCGGGAAGGTGTACCTGTTCGGGGAGCACGCCGTCGTCTACGGCGAACCGGCCGTTCCCTGTGCCATCGAGCGGCGCGCCCGCGTGACCGTCGAGCGCCGCGACGATGACCGCGTCCGGGTGAACGCCGACGACCTCTCCCTGGACGGGTTCACTGTCGCGTGGGGTGGCGAGGGCGACGACGCCCCCGAACTGGACGTGCCGACGAACCTCCTGGAGGCGGCGATGGGCTACATCGACGGGGCGGTCGCCCAGGCGCGCGACGCCGCGGACGCGCCCGACGCGGGCCTGGACATCACCGTCGAGTCCGACATCCCGCTCGGCGCGGGGCTGGGCTCCTCGGCCGCGGTGGTCGTGGCGGGCATCGACGCCGCGACGCGCGAACTCGGCGCCGCCATCGCCGACGAGGCCCTCGCCGAGCGTGCCTTCCAGGTGGAACACGAGGTACAGGACGGCCAGGCCTCGCCGGCCGACACCTTCTGTTCGACGATGGGAGGGGCCGTCCGCGTCCAGGGGGAGGACCGTCGCCGCATCGACGACGTGGGGAGCCTCCCGTTCGTCGTCGGCTACGACGGCGGCGCGGGCGACACCGGCGAACTCGTCGCCGGGGTGCGCGACCTGCGCGACCGGCACGTCTTCGCAGCCGACACCGTCGAGGCCATCGGCGACCTCGTCCGGGAGGGCGAGACGCTCCTCCGTGGCGAGGACACGCCGCTCGACGAACTCGGCGGGCTGATGAACTTCAACCACGGGCTGCTGTCGGCGCTCGGCGTCTCGGCACGCTCCCTGGACTCGATGGTCTGGGCCGCGCGCGAGTCGGGGGCCTACGGCGCGAAGCTGACCGGTGCGGGTGGCGGTGGCTGCATCGTCGCCCTCGACGACTCCGAGGGCTCGAAGACCGCACTCGACTACACGCCCGGCTGCGAGGAGGCGTTCCGCGCCGAACTCGACACGGACGGCGTCCGGAGGGAGTCGTAA
- a CDS encoding NUDIX hydrolase has translation MYRTGAADRLRRHVQALLSDLAAEHGELDVVRRGWDCDAASYDALAETFQAFDVVGGATARVRDTDGRLLLVRHGEDWADPGDARRPGENYRECAQRAVAEAAGVEVRLDALSEVQIHVARDPFDRPPLPDPALVFEASPRRGDTPEPTPGDGVAEVAWFATDELPDELLYEDLRPTAADVQ, from the coding sequence GTGTACCGCACGGGCGCCGCCGACCGACTCCGCCGGCACGTCCAGGCGCTCCTGAGCGACCTGGCCGCCGAGCACGGCGAACTCGATGTCGTCCGTCGCGGCTGGGACTGCGACGCCGCCTCCTACGACGCGCTCGCGGAGACCTTCCAGGCGTTCGACGTGGTCGGGGGGGCCACCGCTCGCGTCCGGGACACCGATGGCCGCCTCCTGCTGGTCCGCCACGGCGAGGACTGGGCCGACCCCGGCGACGCCCGGCGCCCGGGCGAGAACTACCGCGAGTGCGCACAGCGCGCCGTGGCAGAGGCGGCCGGCGTCGAGGTCCGCCTCGACGCCCTCTCGGAGGTGCAGATCCACGTCGCCCGCGACCCGTTCGACCGCCCGCCGCTGCCGGACCCGGCGCTCGTCTTCGAAGCGTCGCCCAGGCGAGGCGACACCCCGGAGCCGACACCGGGCGACGGGGTCGCCGAGGTCGCGTGGTTCGCGACCGACGAGTTGCCCGACGAGTTGCTGTACGAGGACCTGCGGCCGACGGCGGCGGACGTGCAGTGA
- the rpsB gene encoding 30S ribosomal protein S2, with protein sequence MSDNEEGLEAEADAEEAPAEAAEVDDDEAPPAAEEAAEETAEDSGGDADAEEAEADAEETPVLDENVMPDEEADLLIPVEEYLQSGVHIGTQQKTKSMERFIHRVRTDGLYVLDVSQTDQRIRTAASFLSNYAPEQILVASSRQYGRFPAEKFAEAVGARARTGRFIPGTLTNPKYDGYIEPDVVVVTDPIGDSQAVKEAITVGIPVVAMCDSNNTTSNVDLVVPTNNKGRKALSVVYWLLANETLDNRGAEPSYALEDFETEL encoded by the coding sequence ATGAGCGACAACGAGGAAGGCCTCGAGGCCGAGGCCGACGCCGAGGAGGCGCCGGCCGAGGCCGCCGAGGTCGACGACGACGAAGCACCGCCCGCCGCCGAGGAGGCGGCCGAGGAGACAGCCGAGGACTCCGGCGGCGACGCCGACGCCGAGGAGGCCGAGGCCGACGCCGAGGAGACGCCCGTCCTCGACGAGAACGTCATGCCGGACGAGGAGGCCGACCTCCTCATCCCGGTCGAGGAGTACCTCCAGAGCGGGGTCCACATCGGGACCCAGCAGAAGACGAAGTCGATGGAGCGGTTCATCCATCGCGTCCGCACGGACGGCCTGTACGTTCTGGACGTCTCCCAGACCGACCAGCGCATCCGCACGGCGGCGTCGTTCCTCTCGAACTACGCCCCCGAGCAGATCCTGGTCGCGTCCTCGCGCCAGTACGGCCGCTTCCCGGCCGAGAAGTTCGCCGAGGCCGTCGGCGCCCGCGCCCGGACCGGCCGGTTCATCCCGGGCACGCTGACGAACCCGAAGTACGACGGCTACATCGAGCCCGACGTCGTGGTCGTCACCGACCCCATCGGTGACAGCCAGGCCGTCAAGGAGGCCATCACCGTCGGCATCCCGGTCGTGGCGATGTGCGACTCCAACAACACCACGTCCAACGTGGACCTGGTCGTCCCGACCAACAACAAGGGGCGCAAGGCCCTGTCGGTCGTCTACTGGTTGCTGGCCAACGAGACGCTCGACAACCGCGGCGCGGAGCCGTCCTACGCCCTCGAGGACTTCGAGACGGAACTGTAG
- the eno gene encoding phosphopyruvate hydratase, whose product MTLVTEVRLRRILDSRGSPTVEAEVRTESGGHGRAAAPSGASTGEYEAVERPAGEAIAAARELAVPRIEGQVYAGDQRSVDAALRAADGTEDFSEIGANSAVAISMAAAKAAADVLGAPLYQHLGGAFRGNEFPTPLGNVVGGGEHAADATHIQEFLAAPVGAPSVADAVFANAEVHAAVHDILEDRDVPAAKGDEGAWAPSIDDAEAFEIVDEAIEQVEDAVGFEIRMGLDVAGAELYDGDADAYVYGDRERSPAEQRDYIADLVDEYDLVYVEDPLDEDDYAGFADLTERVDDCLICGDDLFVTNVARLQEGIDQGAANSILVKPNQIGTLSDAFDAVETAHRAGYDAVVSHRSGETEDTTIAHLAVATAAPFIKTGAVGGERTAKLNELIRIEESA is encoded by the coding sequence ATGACGCTCGTCACCGAGGTTCGGCTCCGGCGCATCCTCGACTCTCGAGGCTCGCCCACGGTCGAGGCCGAGGTGCGCACCGAATCCGGCGGCCACGGCCGCGCGGCCGCGCCGTCGGGCGCGTCGACCGGCGAGTACGAGGCCGTCGAGCGACCCGCGGGCGAGGCCATCGCCGCCGCCCGCGAACTCGCCGTGCCGCGCATCGAGGGGCAGGTGTACGCCGGCGACCAGCGCTCGGTGGACGCCGCGCTTCGGGCCGCCGACGGCACCGAGGACTTCTCGGAGATCGGCGCCAACTCCGCCGTCGCCATCTCGATGGCCGCGGCGAAGGCGGCGGCCGACGTGCTCGGCGCGCCGCTGTACCAGCATCTCGGTGGCGCCTTCCGGGGCAACGAGTTCCCGACGCCGCTGGGCAACGTCGTGGGGGGCGGCGAGCACGCCGCCGACGCCACGCACATCCAGGAGTTCCTCGCCGCGCCGGTCGGCGCACCCTCGGTCGCGGACGCCGTGTTCGCGAACGCCGAGGTCCACGCCGCCGTGCACGACATCCTCGAGGACCGGGACGTCCCGGCCGCGAAGGGTGACGAGGGCGCCTGGGCCCCCAGCATCGACGACGCCGAGGCGTTCGAGATCGTCGACGAGGCCATCGAGCAGGTCGAGGACGCCGTCGGCTTCGAGATCCGCATGGGGCTCGACGTCGCCGGCGCCGAGCTGTACGATGGCGACGCCGACGCGTACGTCTACGGCGACCGCGAGCGCTCGCCCGCCGAACAGCGCGACTACATCGCCGACCTGGTCGACGAGTACGACCTCGTCTACGTGGAGGATCCGCTGGACGAGGACGACTACGCCGGCTTTGCCGACCTGACCGAGCGGGTCGACGACTGCCTGATCTGTGGCGACGACCTGTTCGTCACGAACGTCGCGCGCCTGCAGGAGGGTATCGACCAGGGTGCCGCCAACAGCATCCTCGTCAAGCCCAACCAGATCGGCACGCTCTCGGACGCGTTCGACGCCGTCGAGACCGCACACCGTGCGGGCTACGACGCCGTCGTCTCGCACCGGTCGGGCGAGACCGAGGACACGACCATCGCACACCTCGCCGTCGCGACCGCGGCCCCGTTCATCAAGACGGGCGCGGTCGGTGGCGAGCGCACCGCCAAGCTGAACGAACTCATCAGAATCGAGGAATCCGCATGA
- a CDS encoding DNA-directed RNA polymerase subunit K, whose protein sequence is MMAGPDNRYEKARIIGARALQVSFGAPVLIDTEQTEPILIAAEEYDAGVLPFTVRRSDKPGAEEAE, encoded by the coding sequence ATGATGGCGGGGCCGGACAACCGCTACGAGAAGGCACGCATCATCGGCGCGCGAGCGCTGCAGGTGTCCTTCGGGGCGCCCGTGCTCATCGACACGGAACAGACCGAACCCATCCTCATCGCGGCCGAGGAGTACGACGCCGGCGTCCTGCCGTTCACGGTTCGCCGGAGCGACAAGCCCGGGGCGGAGGAGGCCGAATGA
- a CDS encoding DNA-directed RNA polymerase subunit N: MMVPVRCFTCGKVVGEHWEEFKSRTREGDDDPEQVLDELGVERHCCRRMLVSHKDLVDVVAPYQ; encoded by the coding sequence ATGATGGTACCCGTCCGCTGCTTCACGTGCGGCAAGGTCGTCGGCGAGCACTGGGAGGAGTTCAAGTCCCGCACCCGCGAGGGGGACGACGACCCCGAACAGGTGCTCGACGAGCTCGGCGTCGAGCGGCACTGCTGTCGCCGGATGCTCGTCTCGCACAAGGACCTGGTCGACGTGGTGGCACCCTATCAATGA
- a CDS encoding 30S ribosomal protein S9: MVTNTSGKKKTAVARATVTDGSGKVRINSQPVELVEPELARLKMTEPFRIAEDELREGVDIDVTVQGGGFSGQADAARTAIARGLVQHSNDAELREAYMSFDRSLLVNDVRQSEPKKWGGPGARARYQKSYR, translated from the coding sequence ATGGTCACGAACACCTCAGGCAAGAAGAAGACCGCCGTCGCCCGCGCCACCGTCACGGACGGGAGCGGCAAGGTACGTATCAACTCCCAGCCGGTCGAGCTGGTCGAGCCGGAACTCGCCCGCCTCAAGATGACGGAGCCGTTCCGCATCGCCGAGGACGAGCTGCGCGAGGGCGTCGACATCGACGTCACCGTGCAGGGTGGCGGGTTCTCCGGGCAGGCCGACGCCGCCCGGACCGCCATCGCGCGCGGCCTGGTCCAGCACTCCAACGACGCCGAGCTGCGCGAGGCGTACATGAGCTTCGACCGCTCGCTGCTGGTCAACGACGTGCGCCAGTCCGAGCCGAAGAAGTGGGGCGGCCCCGGCGCACGGGCCCGCTACCAGAAGTCGTACCGCTAA
- a CDS encoding 50S ribosomal protein L13, with the protein MSYAEYDADIVVDARDCILGRVASNVAERALDGERVAIVNAEDAVITGREEDTMETYRERARVGSDRGPYYPKRPDGIFKRAVRGMVPYKTTRGREAFERVRVYVGDPYDDGEAEVIEGTSLDRLSNIRFTSLGDISEELGANVTW; encoded by the coding sequence ATGAGCTACGCCGAGTACGACGCCGACATCGTCGTCGACGCACGGGACTGCATCCTGGGTCGCGTCGCGAGCAACGTCGCCGAGCGCGCGCTCGACGGCGAGCGCGTCGCCATCGTCAACGCCGAGGACGCGGTCATCACCGGCCGCGAGGAGGACACGATGGAGACCTACCGCGAGCGCGCACGGGTCGGCTCCGACCGCGGGCCGTACTACCCGAAGCGCCCCGACGGCATCTTCAAGCGGGCCGTCCGCGGCATGGTCCCGTACAAGACGACCCGCGGGCGCGAGGCGTTCGAGCGTGTCCGGGTCTACGTCGGCGACCCCTACGACGACGGGGAGGCCGAGGTCATCGAGGGTACCTCGCTGGACCGGCTGTCGAACATCCGCTTCACCTCGCTGGGCGACATCAGCGAGGAACTCGGTGCCAACGTCACCTGGTAA
- a CDS encoding 50S ribosomal protein L18e, with product MSSNKTNPRLASLIADLKSAARNGGGDVWGDIAERLEKPRRTHAEVNLGRIDRYAQPEETVVVPGKVLGSGALRTDVTVAAVNFSGTAETKIEAAGEAITLEEALDRNHEGADVRVIR from the coding sequence ATGAGCAGTAACAAGACGAATCCGAGGCTCGCCAGCCTCATCGCCGACCTCAAGTCCGCCGCCCGCAACGGCGGCGGCGACGTGTGGGGCGACATCGCGGAGCGGCTGGAGAAGCCGCGCCGCACCCACGCGGAGGTCAACCTGGGCCGCATCGACCGCTACGCCCAGCCCGAGGAGACCGTCGTCGTGCCGGGCAAGGTGCTCGGCTCCGGCGCACTCCGCACGGACGTCACGGTGGCGGCCGTGAACTTCTCCGGCACCGCCGAGACGAAGATCGAGGCAGCTGGCGAGGCAATCACGCTAGAAGAGGCACTGGACCGCAACCACGAGGGCGCAGACGTCCGGGTGATCCGATGA
- a CDS encoding DNA-directed RNA polymerase subunit D, which translates to MSEDYEVEFIDRDERDARFVVRNITPAFANGIRRAIVADVPTLSIDTVRVIENSSVMFDEQISLRLGLVPLTTPDDYEEGDTVTLALDVEGPDTAYSGDLVSADDQVQPADENIPIIDLKYPEGADSPQRLEVEAEAVMDRGKAHAKHQGGVAVGYRHLQRVEVVGDVEEFEAGEPNVLRGVIEDDGELVPTEEFDHDLAKRYPGKEVEVHDVPNAFVFSIESDGSLSVEDLVLNAVDTIAGRADELEQAVQL; encoded by the coding sequence ATGAGCGAGGACTACGAGGTGGAGTTCATCGACCGGGACGAACGCGACGCCCGGTTCGTCGTCCGCAACATCACGCCCGCCTTCGCCAACGGCATCCGGCGGGCCATCGTCGCGGACGTGCCGACGCTGAGCATCGACACCGTCCGTGTCATCGAGAACTCGTCGGTGATGTTCGACGAGCAGATCTCGCTCCGCCTCGGGCTCGTCCCGCTGACGACGCCCGACGACTACGAGGAGGGCGACACGGTCACGCTCGCGCTCGACGTCGAGGGGCCCGACACCGCGTACTCGGGCGACCTCGTCTCGGCCGACGACCAGGTCCAGCCCGCAGACGAGAACATCCCCATCATCGACCTCAAGTACCCCGAAGGGGCCGATTCGCCCCAGCGCCTCGAGGTCGAGGCGGAGGCCGTGATGGACCGCGGGAAGGCCCACGCCAAACACCAGGGCGGCGTGGCCGTCGGCTACCGGCACCTCCAGCGGGTGGAGGTCGTCGGCGACGTCGAGGAGTTCGAGGCGGGCGAACCGAACGTCCTGCGCGGCGTCATCGAGGACGACGGCGAACTCGTCCCCACGGAGGAGTTCGACCACGACCTCGCGAAGCGCTACCCCGGCAAGGAGGTCGAGGTCCACGACGTGCCGAACGCGTTCGTGTTCAGCATCGAGAGCGACGGTTCGCTCTCGGTCGAGGACCTCGTCCTGAACGCCGTCGACACCATCGCCGGCCGCGCCGACGAACTCGAACAGGCCGTCCAGCTGTAA
- a CDS encoding 30S ribosomal protein S11: MSSEEDVPQDRWGVAHVYASFNNTVITVTDLTGAETIAKSSGGTVVKQNRDEASPYAAMQMAEVVAEEVQAAGLEGLHVKVRGPGGNLQKSPGPGAQATIRALARAGLEIGRIEDVTPIPHDGTRAPKNSGF; this comes from the coding sequence ATGAGCTCCGAGGAAGACGTACCACAGGACCGGTGGGGAGTCGCCCACGTCTACGCGTCGTTCAACAACACCGTCATCACCGTGACGGACCTGACCGGCGCCGAGACCATCGCGAAGTCCTCCGGTGGGACGGTCGTGAAGCAGAACCGGGACGAGGCGTCCCCGTACGCGGCCATGCAGATGGCCGAGGTCGTCGCCGAGGAGGTCCAGGCCGCGGGCCTGGAGGGCCTGCACGTGAAGGTGCGTGGCCCCGGCGGTAACCTGCAGAAGAGCCCCGGCCCGGGCGCACAGGCCACCATCCGCGCACTCGCACGCGCCGGTCTCGAGATCGGCCGCATCGAGGACGTGACGCCCATCCCGCACGACGGGACGCGGGCACCCAAGAACAGCGGGTTCTGA
- a CDS encoding 30S ribosomal protein S4, with translation MALGSNTKFYETPNHPYQGERIDEEAGLLDRYGLKNKEELWRTQSTLRSFRREARSLLGQTEADEASQRARDQFLARLRRIGVLGDDDGLGDVLALDVTDVLERRLQTVAYRQGLGNTADQARQFIVHGHVTVRGARVTRPGYTVEVAEEDHIDFDENSPLADDLHPERAGEQE, from the coding sequence ATGGCACTCGGTAGCAACACCAAGTTCTACGAGACGCCGAACCACCCGTACCAGGGCGAGCGCATCGACGAGGAGGCGGGACTGCTCGACCGGTACGGCCTGAAGAACAAGGAGGAGCTGTGGCGCACCCAGTCGACGCTGCGCTCGTTCCGGCGCGAGGCCCGCTCGCTGCTGGGCCAGACGGAGGCCGACGAGGCCTCCCAGCGTGCCCGGGACCAGTTCCTCGCACGCCTGCGCCGCATCGGCGTCCTCGGCGACGACGACGGCCTGGGCGACGTGCTGGCGCTGGACGTCACCGACGTCCTCGAACGGCGCCTCCAGACCGTGGCCTACCGCCAGGGGCTGGGCAACACCGCCGACCAGGCACGACAGTTCATCGTCCACGGGCACGTCACGGTGCGCGGCGCCCGCGTCACCCGGCCGGGCTACACCGTCGAGGTGGCCGAGGAGGACCACATCGACTTCGACGAGAACAGTCCGCTGGCCGACGACCTCCACCCGGAACGCGCAGGTGAGCAGGAATGA
- a CDS encoding 30S ribosomal protein S13 has protein sequence MSAEDPDADESEASEEEEEDIRYFVRIGQTDLDGTKSVERSLTEMNGIGHRAARLIAEKAGVDRRAVFGKLDDDVIDSVVELVEGYADEVPDWMNNHQNDYFSGSTTHEIGNELEMTRRQDINRMKMIDSYKGTRHERGQKVRGQRTKSTGRTEGTIGVNVEAIKEEQAAEEAAGEDE, from the coding sequence ATGAGTGCAGAAGACCCAGACGCGGACGAGTCGGAGGCCTCCGAGGAGGAAGAGGAGGACATCCGGTACTTCGTCCGCATTGGACAGACCGACCTCGACGGCACCAAGTCCGTCGAGCGGTCGCTGACCGAGATGAACGGCATCGGGCACCGGGCCGCCCGCCTCATCGCCGAGAAGGCAGGCGTCGACCGGCGCGCCGTCTTCGGCAAGCTCGACGACGACGTCATCGACAGCGTCGTCGAGCTGGTCGAGGGGTACGCCGACGAGGTGCCCGACTGGATGAACAACCACCAGAACGACTACTTCAGCGGGTCCACGACGCACGAGATCGGCAACGAGCTCGAGATGACGCGTCGTCAGGACATCAACCGCATGAAGATGATCGACTCGTACAAGGGCACCCGCCACGAGCGGGGCCAGAAGGTCCGCGGGCAGCGGACCAAGTCGACGGGCCGGACGGAGGGCACCATCGGCGTCAACGTCGAGGCGATCAAGGAAGAGCAGGCGGCCGAAGAGGCCGCGGGTGAGGACGAATAA
- a CDS encoding Mrp/NBP35 family ATP-binding protein produces the protein MVDRNEVLDALRSVTDPDLGDDIVSLGLVNDVTVGDAIEVDLALGAPYSPTETGIAEEVRTALSEFGLSVELSASVDRGVAAEDQILPGVKNIIAVASGKGGVGKSTVAVNLAAGLADRGARVGLFDADVYGPNVPRMLDAGEAPKATQDETMIPPEKFGMKLMSMDFLLGEDDPVIWRGPMVHKVITQLWEDVEWGALDYMVVDLPPGTGDTQLTMLQSVPVSGAVIVTTPQEVALDDARKGLRMFGKHDTPVLGIVENMAGFRCPDCGSTHDIFGAGGGERFAEENDMPFLGSIPLDTSVREGGDSGRPVVLDDDSETGASFRDFVRTTADMQGIVHRRRHQQRAGTPEQ, from the coding sequence ATGGTAGACCGCAACGAGGTTCTCGACGCGCTGCGATCCGTGACGGACCCGGACCTCGGGGACGACATCGTATCGCTGGGACTCGTCAACGACGTGACCGTGGGGGACGCCATCGAGGTCGACCTCGCGCTGGGGGCCCCGTACTCGCCGACCGAGACCGGCATCGCCGAGGAGGTGCGGACGGCCCTCTCGGAGTTCGGCCTGTCGGTCGAACTCTCGGCCAGCGTCGACCGCGGCGTCGCGGCCGAGGACCAGATCCTCCCGGGCGTGAAGAACATCATCGCCGTCGCCTCCGGGAAGGGCGGCGTCGGCAAGTCGACCGTCGCCGTGAACCTCGCGGCCGGCCTTGCCGACCGCGGGGCCCGTGTGGGCCTGTTCGACGCCGACGTGTACGGTCCGAACGTCCCGCGGATGCTGGATGCGGGCGAGGCGCCGAAGGCGACCCAGGACGAGACGATGATACCGCCCGAGAAGTTCGGCATGAAGCTCATGTCGATGGACTTCCTGCTCGGGGAGGACGACCCCGTCATCTGGCGGGGGCCCATGGTCCACAAGGTCATCACGCAGCTCTGGGAGGACGTCGAGTGGGGCGCCCTGGACTACATGGTCGTCGACCTGCCGCCGGGGACGGGCGACACGCAGCTGACGATGCTCCAGTCCGTGCCCGTCTCGGGGGCGGTCATCGTCACGACCCCGCAGGAGGTCGCCCTCGACGACGCACGCAAGGGGCTCCGCATGTTCGGCAAGCACGACACGCCCGTCCTCGGCATCGTCGAGAACATGGCCGGCTTCCGCTGTCCGGACTGTGGCAGCACGCACGACATCTTCGGTGCCGGCGGCGGCGAGCGCTTCGCCGAGGAGAACGATATGCCGTTCCTCGGGTCGATTCCGCTCGATACGTCCGTGCGTGAGGGTGGCGACTCGGGCAGGCCGGTCGTCCTCGACGACGACAGCGAGACCGGCGCGTCGTTCCGTGACTTCGTCCGCACGACCGCGGATATGCAGGGCATCGTCCACCGGCGACGACACCAGCAGCGGGCCGGCACCCCGGAGCAGTGA
- a CDS encoding proteasome subunit beta: MTPDDRPSLDLDGSLDPFGTNAGTHSALPGGHESAEGGVEYSTGTTTVGIVAADGVVLATDRRASLGGQFVSNKSVVKVEQVHPTAAVTIAGTVGAAQAYLKQLRAEADLYENRRGSRMSMEALSTVGSAILRGLPVSPLLGGVDPTGADENGAGEPHLYQLDGAGGRIEESAYAATGSGMTVATGALEREYDPDADVEVAVPTAVDAVLAASERDTASGNGVVVARVTGDGVETELRDATGAHMGGAAGGVR; this comes from the coding sequence ATGACCCCCGACGACCGCCCGAGTCTCGACCTGGACGGGTCTCTCGACCCGTTCGGGACGAACGCGGGCACGCACAGCGCCCTCCCCGGCGGCCACGAGTCCGCCGAGGGGGGCGTCGAGTACAGTACCGGAACGACGACGGTGGGTATCGTCGCCGCCGACGGCGTCGTCCTGGCGACCGACCGGCGGGCGTCCCTGGGCGGCCAGTTCGTCTCCAACAAGAGCGTCGTGAAGGTCGAGCAGGTCCACCCGACCGCCGCGGTCACCATAGCCGGCACCGTCGGGGCCGCGCAGGCCTACCTGAAGCAGCTCCGCGCCGAGGCGGACCTGTACGAGAACCGGCGCGGCAGCCGGATGAGCATGGAGGCGCTCTCGACCGTCGGGAGCGCCATCCTTCGCGGGCTCCCGGTCAGTCCGCTCCTGGGTGGCGTCGACCCCACCGGTGCCGACGAGAACGGTGCCGGCGAGCCCCACCTCTACCAGCTCGACGGCGCGGGCGGTCGCATCGAGGAGTCGGCCTACGCCGCGACCGGGAGCGGGATGACGGTCGCGACGGGCGCGCTCGAACGCGAGTACGACCCCGACGCCGACGTCGAGGTAGCCGTCCCGACAGCCGTCGACGCCGTGCTGGCGGCCAGCGAGCGCGACACGGCCTCCGGGAACGGGGTCGTGGTCGCGCGGGTGACCGGCGACGGCGTGGAGACGGAGCTACGTGACGCGACCGGTGCCCATATGGGTGGGGCGGCCGGAGGTGTCCGATAA
- the psmA gene encoding archaeal proteasome endopeptidase complex subunit alpha, with translation MMQNSQQQAYDRGITIFSPDGRLYQVEYAREAVKRGTAAVGIRAPQGVVLAADGRLRSELQVAASVEKIHKADDHLGVATAGHAADARQLVDFARRRAQVEKLRYGEAVDTETLTKAITDNIQEYTQTGGARPFGCALLIAGVDEGGEPRLFETDPSGTPYEWKAVAVGGNQREAQDRLEEGYDELETVDDGLRLAFEALAATADGDLTPEGMSAATIDAETATFEALERSEIGDHLDEHGLLDEGADESDEE, from the coding sequence ATAATGCAGAACAGCCAACAGCAGGCGTACGACCGCGGCATCACCATCTTCTCGCCGGACGGCCGGCTCTACCAGGTCGAGTACGCGCGTGAGGCGGTGAAACGCGGCACCGCCGCCGTGGGCATCCGGGCCCCCCAGGGTGTGGTCCTCGCGGCCGACGGGCGGCTCCGCTCGGAGCTGCAGGTCGCCGCGAGCGTCGAGAAAATCCACAAGGCCGACGACCACCTCGGCGTCGCCACCGCCGGCCACGCGGCCGACGCCCGCCAGCTCGTCGACTTCGCCCGTCGCCGCGCGCAGGTCGAGAAGCTCCGCTACGGCGAGGCCGTCGACACGGAGACGCTGACGAAGGCCATCACGGACAACATCCAGGAGTACACCCAGACCGGTGGCGCGCGACCGTTCGGCTGTGCGCTGCTCATCGCCGGCGTCGACGAGGGCGGCGAGCCCCGCCTGTTCGAGACCGACCCGTCGGGCACCCCCTACGAGTGGAAGGCCGTCGCGGTCGGCGGGAACCAGCGCGAGGCACAGGACCGACTCGAGGAGGGCTACGACGAGCTCGAGACCGTCGACGACGGCCTCCGCCTCGCGTTCGAGGCGCTGGCCGCCACGGCCGACGGCGACCTCACCCCGGAGGGGATGAGCGCGGCCACCATCGACGCCGAGACGGCCACCTTCGAGGCACTGGAGCGCAGCGAGATCGGTGACCACCTCGACGAGCACGGGCTGCTCGACGAGGGCGCCGACGAGAGCGACGAGGAGTAA